The following are encoded together in the Anaerostipes caccae L1-92 genome:
- a CDS encoding transaldolase family protein, with the protein MKFIIDDANVEAIKNLYEYFPVEGVTTNPSILAKSKRPPYEVLGEIREFIGKDADLHVQVVSKCAEDMVTEAEEMLKRLGENTYIKVPTTREGLKAMKLLSSKGVKITATAIYTPMQAFLAAKAGSSYAAPYVNRIDNLGADGIETVKKIHDIFQNNGLKTEVLAASFKNSQQVLELCAYGIGAATIAPDVIEGLIKNDAVTAAVGAFTKDFEGLCGEGKTMKDCC; encoded by the coding sequence ATGAAATTTATTATTGATGATGCAAATGTGGAAGCTATTAAAAACTTATATGAGTATTTTCCTGTGGAAGGGGTAACCACCAACCCGTCCATCTTAGCCAAGAGCAAACGGCCTCCATATGAGGTGCTCGGTGAAATTCGTGAGTTTATTGGGAAGGATGCTGATTTACATGTGCAGGTAGTATCAAAATGTGCCGAAGATATGGTCACAGAAGCCGAAGAAATGCTGAAAAGACTTGGAGAGAATACATATATTAAAGTTCCCACTACAAGGGAAGGATTAAAGGCAATGAAACTTCTGTCTTCCAAAGGGGTGAAGATAACGGCTACGGCCATCTATACTCCGATGCAGGCGTTCTTAGCGGCAAAGGCAGGCTCCTCTTATGCAGCGCCGTATGTAAACCGTATCGATAATCTGGGGGCCGATGGAATTGAGACGGTGAAGAAGATTCACGATATTTTTCAAAACAACGGGCTTAAAACCGAAGTGCTGGCTGCAAGTTTTAAGAATTCACAGCAGGTACTGGAACTCTGTGCCTATGGGATCGGTGCTGCAACCATCGCACCGGATGTCATAGAGGGACTGATCAAAAACGATGCTGTAACCGCTGCAGTAGGCGCATTTACAAAGGACTTTGAAGGATTGTGCGGCGAAGGAAAGACTATGAAGGACTGCTGCTAA
- a CDS encoding glycyl-radical enzyme activating protein yields the protein MKGTIFDIRRFSTHDGDGIRTTVFFKGCPLSCVWCQNPEGISLRRRPLYFENRCIHCKICAAESVSGGMKCRGDTMFMNIDAPEDWEHLIELCPSGALAMDSREYSVKEVMEEIRKDTVFYRHDGGVTLSGGEPLHQSEFALEILKQCKKEGIHTAIETSLYAEQEVLRKLLPYLDLIYADFKIADEERHKKYVGVPNQKIKENIKYLLESEKRDQVIIRTPMIPGLTAYRENITEIAVYISGTDPDVSYEILNYNPLAEAKYHLIGKEFCFAENPKMYSKSQMKEFESWARQGGVSNVIMEI from the coding sequence ATGAAAGGTACAATTTTTGATATACGCAGATTTTCCACCCATGACGGGGACGGCATACGAACGACAGTCTTTTTCAAAGGCTGTCCCCTGTCCTGCGTGTGGTGCCAGAACCCGGAGGGAATTTCATTAAGACGGCGCCCACTGTATTTTGAGAACCGATGCATACACTGTAAAATCTGTGCGGCAGAAAGTGTCAGCGGAGGAATGAAGTGCCGTGGAGATACGATGTTCATGAATATTGATGCGCCGGAAGACTGGGAACATCTGATTGAACTGTGTCCGTCAGGTGCTCTCGCGATGGATTCCAGAGAGTACAGTGTGAAAGAAGTGATGGAGGAGATCAGAAAAGACACGGTATTTTACAGGCATGACGGCGGAGTCACTCTGTCTGGGGGAGAGCCGCTGCACCAATCGGAATTTGCGCTGGAAATACTGAAGCAGTGCAAAAAGGAAGGAATCCATACTGCCATAGAGACTTCTCTGTACGCAGAACAGGAAGTACTTAGAAAACTTCTGCCGTATCTGGATTTGATCTATGCAGATTTTAAAATAGCGGATGAGGAAAGACACAAAAAGTATGTGGGAGTGCCAAACCAAAAGATCAAAGAAAATATAAAGTATCTGCTGGAATCCGAAAAAAGGGACCAGGTTATCATAAGGACTCCGATGATTCCGGGCCTTACCGCTTACAGAGAAAATATTACCGAAATTGCCGTATATATCAGCGGGACAGATCCCGATGTCTCGTATGAAATTTTAAACTATAACCCCCTGGCGGAAGCCAAATATCATTTGATTGGCAAAGAGTTCTGTTTTGCCGAAAATCCGAAGATGTATTCCAAATCACAGATGAAAGAATTCGAGAGCTGGGCAAGGCAGGGCGGTGTAAGTAATGTGATCATGGAAATTTAA
- a CDS encoding response regulator: protein MNRSKKKNPTIRFLIRSFIGLLLFSIAVFTLLGIYMNRQSRKTIHEIGEIYMSGMNKQMSRHFKSVIKLRFDQMDGLVSVVSSKNHNKKSLYKELVYRAKVRDFNYLAICSNEGNFETLYGDPIHPINPKPFVKSLKRGERRVAVGVDSAGKNVVLFGIQADYPMQNGEKCIGLTAAVPLDYITDFLSLENEGDLIYYHIIRPDGTFVIRNPNTELWGYFDLLQKQHKSAEKTLSSDNSLREFDTALKDNKEYSAVIKGSKEDRQIYSMPLPYSEWHLITVMPYSILDETINSLSFQRLVITLLACVSILISLVWIFFRYFFITRVQLQELDKAQQKALKASKAKSEFLANMSHDIRTPMNAITGMTAIATAHIDDPKQVKNCLRKIALSSRHLLGLINDVLDMSKIESGKLTLTAEQISLREVVDGIVSIMQPQTKAKQQSFDVHIENIFTENVWCDGVRLNQILLNLLSNATKYTPEKGSIRLFICEENSPRGEDYVRLHINVRDNGIGMSPEFLKKIYQSYSRADGTRTRKTEGAGLGMAITKYIVDAMDGTIDVQSEPNKGTEFHIKLDFEKAPALNVNMVLPSWNMLIVDDDKSLCQTAANTLRSMGIKTDWTLSGNRAMEMIMEHHRKRTDYQIILLDWKLPDMNGLQIAQEIRRKVGNEIPILLISAYDWSEFEIEAREAGINGFISKPLFKSTLFYSLRQFMENEQIKEQIPDQNFDLSGRRILLAEDNELNWEVAKELLSDLGAELEWAEDGRICLEKFQTSPKGYYSAVLMDIRMPHMTGYEAAKEIRLLDHPDASSVPIIAMSADTFSEDIQHCLECGMNAHIAKPVDIKELVGILKKYLK from the coding sequence ATGAACAGAAGTAAAAAAAAGAATCCTACTATACGATTTTTAATCCGCAGCTTCATAGGGCTTCTGCTTTTCAGTATAGCTGTGTTCACCCTGCTGGGGATTTATATGAATCGGCAAAGCCGAAAGACCATCCATGAAATTGGAGAGATCTATATGTCCGGAATGAATAAGCAAATGTCCAGGCATTTTAAAAGTGTCATAAAACTGCGCTTTGATCAGATGGATGGTCTTGTTTCTGTAGTTTCGTCAAAAAATCATAACAAAAAGAGCTTATATAAAGAACTTGTCTACAGAGCAAAGGTAAGAGATTTTAACTATTTAGCAATATGTTCTAATGAAGGAAACTTCGAAACTCTCTATGGAGACCCGATACATCCGATTAATCCCAAACCTTTTGTCAAATCATTAAAACGAGGTGAAAGAAGAGTTGCTGTAGGTGTTGATTCAGCTGGTAAGAATGTGGTGTTGTTTGGTATCCAGGCTGATTATCCTATGCAGAATGGCGAGAAATGCATCGGTCTGACAGCCGCTGTTCCATTGGATTATATCACTGATTTTCTTTCCTTAGAAAACGAGGGAGATTTGATATATTATCATATCATTCGTCCGGACGGAACTTTCGTAATACGCAATCCCAACACTGAATTATGGGGCTATTTTGACCTGCTGCAAAAGCAGCATAAATCTGCAGAGAAAACATTATCCTCAGATAATTCTCTGAGAGAGTTTGATACCGCCCTGAAAGATAATAAAGAGTACTCTGCAGTAATAAAGGGCAGTAAAGAAGACCGTCAGATTTATAGTATGCCTTTACCTTATTCTGAGTGGCATCTGATAACAGTGATGCCATACAGCATATTGGATGAGACCATAAACAGCCTTAGCTTTCAGCGTCTGGTCATTACTTTGCTGGCCTGTGTTTCTATATTAATTAGTCTGGTATGGATATTTTTCCGTTATTTTTTCATAACCCGCGTGCAGCTGCAGGAGTTGGACAAAGCCCAGCAGAAAGCCCTTAAAGCAAGTAAGGCAAAGAGTGAATTCCTGGCCAACATGAGTCATGATATCCGTACTCCTATGAATGCAATTACAGGTATGACTGCGATTGCAACAGCCCATATAGATGACCCAAAGCAAGTAAAGAACTGTCTGAGAAAAATTGCATTGTCGAGCAGGCATCTGCTTGGACTTATAAACGATGTCTTAGATATGTCTAAAATCGAAAGCGGTAAATTGACATTAACTGCAGAACAAATCTCCTTAAGGGAGGTGGTCGATGGAATTGTAAGCATTATGCAGCCGCAGACGAAGGCAAAACAGCAAAGCTTTGATGTGCATATCGAAAATATTTTCACAGAGAATGTATGGTGTGATGGAGTCCGCCTAAACCAGATTCTGCTTAATCTTTTGTCTAATGCCACTAAATACACCCCTGAAAAAGGTTCTATCCGATTATTCATATGCGAGGAGAACTCCCCAAGAGGAGAAGATTACGTCCGTCTTCATATTAATGTTAGGGACAATGGAATCGGTATGTCACCGGAATTTCTCAAAAAGATTTATCAGTCCTATAGCCGGGCTGACGGAACAAGAACCCGTAAAACAGAAGGCGCCGGTTTGGGAATGGCAATCACAAAATACATAGTGGACGCCATGGACGGAACAATCGACGTACAGAGCGAACCAAACAAAGGAACAGAGTTTCATATCAAACTTGATTTTGAAAAAGCCCCTGCCTTGAATGTGAATATGGTTCTTCCCTCTTGGAACATGCTCATAGTTGATGATGACAAATCATTATGCCAGACCGCTGCAAATACACTAAGATCCATGGGTATAAAAACTGATTGGACGCTGAGCGGGAACAGGGCCATGGAAATGATAATGGAACATCACAGAAAAAGAACTGACTATCAAATCATCCTATTGGACTGGAAACTGCCTGATATGAATGGCCTTCAGATCGCACAGGAGATCCGCCGTAAAGTAGGAAATGAAATACCTATTCTGTTGATTTCTGCATATGATTGGAGTGAATTTGAAATAGAAGCCCGTGAGGCAGGTATTAATGGTTTTATTTCCAAACCGCTCTTTAAATCAACTTTATTCTATAGTCTGCGTCAGTTTATGGAAAATGAACAGATAAAAGAACAGATTCCGGATCAGAATTTTGATCTGTCAGGCCGTCGGATCCTGCTCGCTGAAGATAACGAACTGAACTGGGAGGTCGCAAAAGAACTTCTGTCTGATCTGGGTGCAGAACTTGAATGGGCAGAGGATGGACGGATATGTCTGGAGAAGTTCCAGACATCACCTAAAGGATACTACAGTGCTGTTCTGATGGACATTAGAATGCCTCACATGACAGGATATGAGGCAGCCAAAGAAATCCGGTTGCTGGATCACCCTGACGCTTCATCTGTTCCTATCATTGCTATGAGTGCTGATACCTTTTCTGAGGATATCCAGCATTGCTTAGAGTGTGGCATGAACGCCCATATAGCGAAACCTGTTGACATAAAAGAATTAGTGGGAATTCTGAAAAAATACTTAAAATAG
- a CDS encoding diguanylate cyclase, with amino-acid sequence MEKQKILIVDDSEMNRALLRDILKDQYEIIEADNGLAAVKILSRRRSDFSLLLLDIMMPKMNGFEVLSFINKQQWNETLAVIMISADNSPENIKHAYNLGAFDYISRPFDSTIIRRRISNTMILYARQRRLETIIAEQFYEQERHNKLMISILSHIVEFRNGESGLHVLHVNTITELLLRHLIQLTDRYPLSESDITLISTASSLHDIGKISIPDAILNKPGRLTGEEFKIIKTHSAVGAEILSELPAEQQELPFIKISSQICRWHHERYDGSGYPDGLKKDQIPIAAQVVGLADVYDALTSERCYKKAYSHKKALKMILSEECGRFNPVLLQCLIEISDKIELRLKDSSFDHKAENIQEINNITDFYKLFARKKYISIYEEQRQLQLLYIDSLTGVCNRRYYDEHFEDSDDAEAVVVIDVDNFKYVNDQYGHYVGDSVLQNVAETISSGVRKTDTVIRYGGDEFIIIFYRIPADVFKKKLEDIRHAVDMLVIDEYPEIHLTVSIGGVYGTGRTKELFKTADSLMYQAKTTKNQVKTRFLGFETEDNKKENGIAREEQHQ; translated from the coding sequence ATGGAAAAACAAAAAATCTTAATCGTGGATGATTCTGAAATGAATCGGGCCCTTCTGAGAGATATATTGAAGGATCAGTATGAAATTATAGAAGCTGATAACGGTTTAGCGGCAGTTAAAATCCTTTCCCGGAGGAGATCAGATTTCTCTCTCCTGCTTTTGGATATCATGATGCCCAAGATGAATGGATTTGAAGTACTATCCTTCATAAACAAACAGCAATGGAATGAAACACTTGCTGTAATCATGATTTCTGCTGATAATTCCCCTGAAAATATTAAACACGCTTACAACTTGGGTGCATTTGATTATATCAGCCGGCCATTTGATTCAACGATCATCCGCCGCCGTATATCCAATACTATGATTCTATATGCAAGACAACGCCGTCTCGAAACGATTATCGCAGAACAGTTTTATGAACAGGAGAGACATAATAAGCTGATGATCTCAATTTTGTCTCACATCGTTGAATTTCGTAATGGAGAGAGTGGTTTGCATGTGCTGCATGTAAATACCATCACAGAACTTTTGCTCAGGCATCTGATTCAGCTCACAGATCGTTATCCTTTATCTGAATCTGATATTACTTTAATTAGCACTGCCTCATCCCTTCACGATATTGGGAAGATTTCAATTCCTGATGCAATTTTGAATAAACCCGGACGCCTTACAGGGGAGGAATTCAAGATTATAAAAACCCACTCTGCCGTCGGTGCTGAAATACTGTCGGAATTGCCAGCTGAACAGCAGGAACTGCCGTTTATTAAAATTTCTTCCCAAATATGCCGTTGGCATCATGAACGCTATGATGGAAGCGGATATCCTGATGGGCTGAAAAAAGACCAAATTCCAATTGCTGCTCAGGTAGTTGGATTAGCTGATGTATATGATGCTTTGACCAGTGAACGGTGCTATAAAAAAGCATATTCTCACAAGAAAGCATTAAAAATGATTTTGTCGGAAGAATGTGGAAGATTCAATCCAGTTCTGCTGCAGTGCCTGATTGAAATTTCGGATAAAATTGAACTCCGGTTAAAGGATTCCTCTTTTGATCATAAAGCTGAAAATATACAGGAAATTAATAATATAACAGACTTTTACAAACTGTTTGCCCGTAAAAAATATATTTCAATATATGAAGAACAGCGTCAGCTGCAGTTATTGTATATTGATTCACTGACCGGTGTCTGCAACCGCCGATATTATGACGAACATTTTGAGGACTCAGATGATGCCGAAGCTGTTGTCGTTATTGATGTTGATAACTTTAAGTATGTTAATGACCAATACGGACATTATGTAGGTGACAGCGTGCTGCAAAATGTTGCTGAGACCATTTCATCGGGTGTGCGGAAGACAGATACTGTAATCCGCTATGGCGGTGATGAATTTATAATTATATTTTACCGTATTCCGGCAGATGTATTTAAGAAAAAACTGGAAGACATCAGACATGCCGTTGATATGCTGGTTATCGATGAATATCCCGAAATTCATTTGACCGTAAGTATAGGAGGAGTATACGGAACCGGAAGAACAAAAGAACTGTTTAAAACTGCAGACAGTCTTATGTATCAGGCAAAAACCACAAAAAATCAAGTGAAAACACGCTTTCTCGGCTTCGAAACAGAAGATAATAAAAAAGAAAACGGGATAGCCAGGGAGGAACAGCATCAATGA
- a CDS encoding sodium-dependent transporter, whose translation MNEERGGFSSRIGFVLATAGSAVGLGNIWRFPYLAAKYGGGSFLLIYLILAVTFGFTLMITEIAIGRRTGKSAIHAFSYFNKKYKFIGYLTSIIPFIIFPYYCVIGGWVTKYLFVSISGNISQAAGDTFFEGFISQSVSPMIWLLIFAGLVLIVVALGVEGGIEKVSTILMPVLIVLLIGISVYCITRKGAMEGVLYYIKPNLKDLTPTTFLAALGQLFYSMSLAMGIMITFGSYMPKKSNLEKSVSQVEIFDTGVAFLSGLMIVPAVFVFSGGNADMLASGPSLMFKMLPKVFNSMALGTVIGAVFFILVFFAALTSAISLLETLVSIVMDKFHLSRIRACITMFVIAMIMAVPSSLGFGIWSHIKLLGFSFLDFFDFLSNSVLMPIAAFCTCMFAAYVIKPKEIIDEVESSGDFKRKNLYIPMIKFFAPICIIAILLFSILQGMGVITV comes from the coding sequence ATGAATGAAGAAAGAGGCGGCTTTTCCAGCAGAATTGGCTTTGTGCTTGCGACTGCAGGATCAGCGGTAGGATTAGGAAACATATGGAGATTTCCATATTTGGCAGCTAAATACGGAGGCGGCAGCTTCCTTTTGATTTATCTGATCCTTGCAGTGACCTTTGGGTTTACACTGATGATCACCGAGATTGCTATTGGCCGGAGAACCGGAAAAAGTGCCATACATGCATTTTCCTATTTTAATAAAAAATATAAGTTTATCGGTTATCTGACCAGTATCATACCGTTTATTATTTTCCCTTATTACTGCGTCATCGGAGGTTGGGTTACAAAATATCTGTTTGTCTCAATAAGCGGAAATATCAGCCAGGCGGCTGGAGATACATTCTTCGAAGGCTTTATCAGCCAGTCTGTAAGCCCTATGATATGGCTTCTGATCTTTGCAGGACTTGTACTGATCGTCGTAGCTCTCGGGGTTGAAGGCGGTATTGAGAAAGTCAGTACGATCCTGATGCCAGTCTTAATTGTATTGCTGATCGGAATCTCCGTTTACTGCATTACCAGAAAGGGAGCCATGGAAGGTGTACTGTATTACATCAAGCCAAATCTCAAGGATCTGACACCTACCACATTCCTGGCTGCTCTGGGACAGCTGTTCTACTCCATGTCCCTTGCTATGGGAATCATGATCACATTTGGTTCCTATATGCCGAAGAAGTCTAACCTTGAGAAGTCTGTTTCACAGGTAGAGATATTTGATACGGGTGTTGCATTCCTGTCCGGGCTTATGATTGTTCCTGCAGTCTTTGTATTTTCCGGAGGAAATGCGGATATGCTTGCATCCGGACCATCCCTGATGTTTAAAATGCTTCCAAAAGTTTTTAACAGCATGGCCCTGGGAACTGTTATCGGAGCTGTCTTCTTCATTTTAGTTTTCTTCGCGGCGCTGACTTCTGCGATTTCTCTTTTAGAAACGCTGGTCTCCATCGTAATGGATAAGTTTCATTTATCCCGGATCAGAGCCTGCATTACCATGTTTGTCATTGCAATGATCATGGCAGTGCCGTCATCTCTGGGATTTGGCATATGGAGTCATATCAAGCTTCTTGGCTTCAGTTTTCTGGATTTCTTTGACTTCCTGAGCAACAGTGTCCTGATGCCGATTGCAGCATTCTGCACCTGCATGTTTGCCGCTTATGTGATCAAGCCAAAAGAGATCATTGATGAAGTAGAAAGTTCAGGAGATTTCAAACGTAAAAATTTATATATTCCAATGATTAAATTTTTTGCACCGATTTGTATCATTGCCATTCTCCTGTTCTCCATACTACAGGGAATGGGTGTTATCACAGTATAA
- a CDS encoding GntR family transcriptional regulator yields the protein MKPQETKYSFIYREIKQSIINGRILPGDCLPSSRMLCSQFHVSRYTINRVFDALKKEGLIDIKPRLAPIVLPGKVVSEPENMLFDVLSKRKSIMQIYKTFAFISPPLLVFAAQDCNLEIMPHYKQAMKASRLGTAASGWRPSFAFLKEVLEIGGNPLLANLYSAFELYHFLNFFMEKCPYFLETYLQGSDSMTADIIDILKGRDPVVKHSQLDKLFQRFADSIAVTLEYLADSTPGCPVSSDVPFLWKPTRGKDYFYSRIISDLNQKIGSGEYPCGTYLPFEKQLAGQYDVSVSTIRKALNELEQRGLVKTLNAKGTIVIEPDDSRVNQMLPNPRRTQEALQYFHALQLLTLIIYPAALAAGPKFTVSEVAELEEKFILPDSICIIDIFEALLKHIELEPLRAILIEAFRLTEWGHYIAYYANKKLVIQKINKLIIAAVQHLHDGKVDSFANGMTDCYRYVLERAKEYMIKKYNFYRVAYIQVPEKYQMYEMDNV from the coding sequence ATGAAGCCACAAGAAACAAAGTATTCTTTTATTTATAGGGAAATTAAGCAGAGTATTATAAATGGACGGATACTTCCAGGTGACTGTCTGCCTTCTTCAAGAATGCTCTGCAGTCAATTCCATGTAAGCAGATATACAATCAACCGGGTTTTTGATGCATTGAAAAAAGAGGGACTGATTGACATAAAACCCCGGCTTGCTCCGATCGTCCTACCGGGGAAAGTCGTTTCTGAACCAGAGAACATGCTGTTTGATGTTCTGAGCAAAAGGAAAAGTATCATGCAAATATACAAAACTTTTGCTTTCATATCACCTCCACTGCTGGTTTTTGCTGCACAGGACTGTAACTTGGAGATAATGCCTCATTATAAGCAGGCTATGAAAGCATCACGCCTTGGAACTGCAGCCAGCGGCTGGCGGCCTTCTTTTGCCTTTTTAAAAGAAGTATTGGAAATCGGTGGGAATCCCTTGCTTGCTAATCTCTACTCTGCCTTTGAACTTTATCATTTTCTGAATTTTTTTATGGAGAAATGTCCTTATTTTTTAGAGACTTATCTGCAGGGTTCAGACTCGATGACAGCAGATATAATTGATATATTAAAGGGCAGGGACCCAGTTGTGAAACACAGTCAGCTAGACAAATTATTTCAAAGATTTGCAGATTCAATTGCAGTTACCTTAGAGTATTTAGCTGATTCCACACCTGGATGTCCTGTATCGTCTGATGTACCGTTTCTATGGAAACCAACACGCGGTAAAGACTACTTTTACTCAAGAATTATCAGTGATCTGAATCAGAAAATTGGCAGCGGGGAATATCCCTGCGGAACCTATCTCCCATTTGAAAAGCAGCTGGCCGGACAGTACGATGTTTCTGTATCTACGATCAGGAAAGCACTAAATGAATTAGAGCAGAGAGGGCTTGTAAAAACTTTAAATGCAAAGGGAACTATTGTTATAGAGCCAGATGATTCACGGGTGAATCAAATGCTTCCGAATCCAAGGCGTACACAGGAAGCTCTGCAGTATTTTCATGCACTGCAGCTGCTTACATTGATTATTTATCCGGCAGCACTGGCAGCCGGTCCTAAATTTACTGTATCGGAAGTGGCAGAGTTAGAAGAGAAATTTATACTTCCAGATTCCATTTGTATCATAGATATATTTGAAGCTCTCTTAAAACATATTGAATTAGAGCCTCTGCGTGCTATATTAATCGAGGCATTTCGTCTTACCGAATGGGGACATTATATTGCTTATTATGCCAATAAAAAACTAGTAATTCAGAAAATAAATAAACTGATTATTGCCGCAGTTCAGCATTTGCATGATGGGAAAGTCGACTCTTTTGCAAATGGAATGACAGACTGCTATCGTTATGTCCTGGAACGGGCCAAGGAGTATATGATTAAAAAATATAACTTTTACAGGGTAGCTTATATACAGGTTCCGGAAAAATATCAGATGTATGAAATGGACAACGTTTAG
- the thiC gene encoding phosphomethylpyrimidine synthase ThiC: MTYTTQMNAARAGIATKEMETVAAYEGMDLQKLMREVAAGTIVIPANKNHKCLKPFGIGNSLKTKINVNLGTSRDCLNLDVEMKKVNQAVSMGAEAIMDLSSFGDTQTFRRKLVAECPAILGTVPIYDAIVYYNKALKDITSREWIDIFKMHAEDGVDFMTIHCGINRSTADRFKAMKRQMNIVSRGGSLIFAWMEATGCENPFFEYYDEILDICNEYDVTLSLGDACRPGCLKDASDISQIEELVTLGELTARAWKKDVQVMIEGPGHMPMDQIQANMKIQQTICKGAPFYVLGPLVTDIAPGYDHITSAIGGAIAAASGASFLCYVTPAEHLRLPNVDDVKEGIMASKIAAHAADIAKGIKGAADWDNQMAAARQKLDWEAQFNLALDPEKARRYRAESKPEREDTCTMCGKMCSVRNMNAVLAGEDVDVV; this comes from the coding sequence ATGACTTACACAACACAGATGAATGCCGCCAGAGCCGGCATCGCAACCAAGGAAATGGAAACTGTCGCTGCCTATGAAGGCATGGATCTTCAGAAGCTTATGAGAGAAGTCGCCGCCGGCACAATCGTCATACCGGCCAACAAAAATCATAAATGCTTAAAGCCGTTCGGCATCGGCAATTCCCTGAAAACAAAGATCAACGTCAACCTTGGAACATCCAGAGACTGTCTGAATTTGGATGTAGAAATGAAGAAAGTAAATCAGGCTGTCTCCATGGGTGCGGAAGCGATCATGGATCTTTCTTCTTTCGGGGACACACAGACCTTCAGAAGAAAGCTTGTGGCTGAATGCCCGGCCATTCTGGGCACTGTTCCGATTTACGATGCCATTGTATACTACAACAAGGCTCTCAAGGATATCACATCCAGAGAATGGATCGACATATTTAAAATGCATGCAGAGGACGGAGTCGACTTCATGACCATTCACTGCGGGATTAACCGCAGTACCGCAGACCGTTTTAAGGCTATGAAGAGACAGATGAACATTGTTTCCCGCGGCGGATCATTGATCTTTGCCTGGATGGAAGCTACCGGCTGTGAAAATCCGTTCTTTGAATACTATGATGAGATTTTGGACATTTGTAATGAATATGACGTTACTCTAAGCCTCGGGGATGCCTGCCGTCCGGGGTGCCTGAAAGACGCCAGCGATATTTCTCAGATCGAGGAGTTGGTAACTTTGGGAGAATTGACGGCCCGGGCCTGGAAAAAGGATGTTCAGGTAATGATTGAAGGACCCGGACATATGCCAATGGACCAGATACAGGCAAATATGAAAATTCAGCAGACGATATGCAAAGGCGCGCCTTTTTATGTATTAGGACCGCTGGTTACCGATATCGCCCCTGGATATGACCATATCACTTCAGCGATCGGAGGTGCCATTGCAGCGGCATCCGGTGCAAGCTTCCTGTGCTATGTCACACCGGCCGAACATCTCCGTCTTCCAAATGTAGATGACGTAAAGGAAGGCATCATGGCTTCTAAGATCGCAGCCCACGCAGCGGATATCGCCAAAGGTATCAAAGGAGCTGCCGACTGGGACAATCAGATGGCCGCAGCAAGACAGAAGCTTGACTGGGAAGCACAGTTTAATCTTGCCCTGGATCCTGAAAAGGCCAGGAGGTACCGCGCTGAATCAAAACCTGAAAGAGAAGATACATGTACCATGTGCGGAAAAATGTGTTCCGTTCGAAATATGAATGCTGTGTTGGCAGGTGAAGATGTCGACGTAGTATAA